In one Methanobrevibacter arboriphilus genomic region, the following are encoded:
- a CDS encoding succinylglutamate desuccinylase/aspartoacylase domain-containing protein, producing the protein MFNRSKSNDSLKIGRISNDSGGYIAANSQIFENIPNTSISRKILKESIKGTPIIKFGSSSPKVMIIAGIHGNELSPQIAAIKLIHKLEKLEKEDKISGTIYIIPFSSPKSTMDNSRWFNGVDLNRITSVKGSITNEILSKIKEFNLNSIGDFHSTSINSMPGKEGIFCTMKPSPESFQIAKYISDSTKSELLFYKNAGNAYKGALEDECNIALIPAVTCEVLSPNGIAKKEAWERSLDQMEYYLSYFGIISKDSI; encoded by the coding sequence ATGTTTAATAGATCTAAATCAAATGATAGCTTAAAAATAGGTCGTATTTCTAATGATTCTGGAGGGTATATAGCTGCTAATAGTCAGATTTTTGAAAATATTCCAAATACATCTATATCAAGGAAAATTTTAAAGGAATCTATTAAAGGAACTCCTATAATTAAATTTGGCTCTTCTTCTCCAAAAGTCATGATAATTGCAGGAATTCATGGTAATGAATTGTCTCCTCAGATTGCTGCTATTAAACTTATTCATAAACTTGAAAAATTAGAAAAAGAGGATAAAATATCTGGTACTATTTATATAATTCCTTTTTCTTCTCCAAAATCAACAATGGATAATTCAAGATGGTTTAATGGCGTTGATTTAAATAGAATAACTTCTGTTAAAGGTTCTATAACTAATGAAATTTTATCTAAAATAAAAGAGTTCAATTTAAATTCTATTGGAGATTTTCATTCTACTTCTATAAATAGCATGCCAGGAAAGGAAGGAATCTTTTGTACAATGAAACCATCTCCTGAAAGTTTCCAAATTGCTAAGTATATTTCAGACTCTACAAAATCTGAATTACTTTTTTATAAAAACGCTGGAAATGCATATAAAGGAGCTCTTGAAGATGAGTGTAATATTGCATTAATTCCTGCAGTTACATGTGAAGTTCTATCACCTAATGGAATAGCTAAAAAAGAAGCATGGGAACGATCGTTAGATCAGATGGAGTATTATTTATCCTATTTTGGAATAATTTCAAAAGATTCAATTTAG
- a CDS encoding monovalent cation/H+ antiporter complex subunit F has translation MSILLISEYILIVALVIFMFAAVRILTHKTIAMGLIGCSTFSLAISVLLLIVGNIYTIDFYKDIALALLLLGVVGTIAFAVALRRFSHD, from the coding sequence ATGAGTATATTGCTAATTTCAGAATATATCTTAATAGTTGCTCTTGTAATATTTATGTTTGCAGCTGTTAGAATACTTACACATAAAACAATAGCTATGGGGCTTATTGGATGTTCCACATTTTCTTTAGCTATATCAGTACTCCTTTTGATTGTAGGAAATATTTATACAATCGATTTCTACAAAGATATTGCTTTAGCATTACTTCTTCTTGGAGTAGTAGGCACAATAGCTTTTGCTGTGGCATTGAGGAGGTTTAGTCATGATTGA
- the hacA gene encoding homoaconitase large subunit: MNITEKILSKKAGYDVSPGEIIEIDVDLAMSHDGTSPPAIKTFEKIAKKVWNPEKIVIVFDHTVPPNTIGSAEFHKVARKFGKEQGIKNLYTHGEGICHQVLPEKGLVEPGQVIVGADSHTCTYGAFGAFSTGMGATDIAMVYATGKTWFMVPESYRIEINGNLPINVTSKDIILNVIGHIGSDGATYKACEFCGETIDNLDVSSRMTITNMAIEMGAKNGIMEPNKLTLDYIAERTNKSIDQLNVVRSDKDSVYEKEFSFDINEIEPQIACPNDVDNVKNISEVIGTHIDQGFIGSCTNGRLKDLKEAARVIKGKKVHPDVRLIVSPASKEIYEIAMEKGILKTFMDSGAIICNPGCGPCLGGHMGVLSEGEVSISTTNRNFKGRMGDPKSEVYLSNAGVVASSVIKGYIESPENIL; encoded by the coding sequence TTGAATATTACAGAAAAAATCCTTTCAAAAAAAGCAGGTTATGATGTATCACCTGGTGAAATAATAGAAATTGATGTAGACCTAGCTATGTCTCATGATGGTACATCACCTCCAGCAATTAAAACTTTTGAAAAAATAGCTAAAAAAGTCTGGAACCCTGAAAAAATTGTTATTGTGTTTGATCATACTGTTCCTCCAAATACAATTGGGTCTGCAGAATTTCATAAAGTAGCGAGAAAATTTGGAAAGGAACAAGGAATAAAAAATCTTTATACACATGGTGAAGGAATATGCCACCAAGTTTTGCCTGAAAAAGGACTTGTAGAACCCGGGCAAGTTATTGTTGGTGCAGACTCCCATACTTGTACTTATGGAGCATTTGGAGCATTTTCGACAGGAATGGGTGCAACAGACATAGCTATGGTTTATGCTACTGGTAAAACTTGGTTCATGGTTCCAGAATCATATCGTATTGAAATTAATGGCAATTTACCAATTAATGTAACATCAAAAGATATTATTTTGAATGTTATAGGCCATATAGGTTCTGATGGAGCAACTTATAAAGCATGTGAATTTTGTGGTGAAACTATTGATAATTTAGATGTTAGTTCTAGAATGACAATTACAAATATGGCAATTGAAATGGGTGCTAAAAATGGAATAATGGAGCCTAATAAATTAACATTAGATTATATTGCAGAGAGAACTAATAAATCCATTGATCAATTAAATGTAGTTAGGTCAGACAAGGATTCTGTATATGAAAAAGAATTTTCTTTTGATATAAATGAAATAGAACCTCAAATTGCCTGTCCTAATGATGTAGACAATGTTAAAAATATATCAGAGGTTATTGGAACCCATATTGACCAAGGTTTTATTGGTTCATGTACCAATGGGAGATTAAAGGATTTAAAAGAAGCAGCAAGAGTTATAAAAGGTAAAAAAGTTCATCCTGATGTTAGACTAATTGTTTCTCCTGCTTCAAAAGAAATTTATGAAATAGCTATGGAAAAAGGGATTCTTAAAACATTTATGGATTCTGGAGCTATTATTTGTAATCCTGGATGTGGACCATGTTTAGGAGGACACATGGGTGTTTTAAGTGAAGGAGAAGTTAGCATATCCACTACAAATAGGAATTTTAAGGGTAGGATGGGAGATCCTAAATCTGAAGTTTATTTATCCAATGCAGGAGTAGTTGCTAGTTCTGTTATAAAAGGGTATATAGAAAGTCCTGAAAATATATTATAA
- a CDS encoding Na+/H+ antiporter subunit E, translated as MFLNRIYYGIAYVIVLIWEIIKSTIDTAIRSAKGGKTIDPVVIDIKTDLTRPISQTLLANSITLTPGTLTIDIDSENQILKVAIIAPRDVKDVIPFEPYIKKMLE; from the coding sequence ATGTTTTTAAACAGAATTTATTATGGCATTGCTTATGTAATAGTACTTATATGGGAAATAATCAAATCAACAATTGACACTGCTATAAGATCTGCTAAAGGAGGCAAAACAATTGACCCAGTAGTCATTGATATTAAAACTGATTTGACTAGACCAATTTCCCAAACATTATTGGCTAATAGTATTACCCTTACTCCTGGAACATTGACTATCGATATTGATAGTGAAAATCAAATTCTTAAAGTTGCTATTATAGCGCCAAGGGATGTAAAAGATGTTATTCCATTCGAACCTTACATTAAAAAGATGTTAGAATAA
- a CDS encoding chorismate--pyruvate lyase family protein, whose protein sequence is MNKKELRIIDKIENLEKKGAKLSNTQKILLATDGSVTTILDVLVGEIKIKTLKQEFQEANSDIAKLLSIDEGEIVNYRVVVMYNDNSPLIYATSYIPIKRLTSEFKKDLISADIPIGRILRKYNIESRREIQTVQIEKTPKEELKNIFKTNANFLSRDYHIIHNDEILIWIEEKFPIDSFLKNYKN, encoded by the coding sequence ATGAATAAAAAAGAGCTTAGAATTATTGATAAGATAGAAAATCTTGAAAAAAAAGGTGCTAAATTATCAAACACCCAAAAAATACTTTTAGCAACAGACGGTTCTGTTACTACAATACTTGATGTCTTAGTGGGAGAAATTAAAATTAAAACCTTGAAACAGGAATTTCAAGAAGCTAATAGTGACATAGCTAAGCTTCTTAGTATTGATGAAGGTGAAATAGTAAACTATCGTGTTGTTGTAATGTATAACGATAATTCTCCCCTAATTTATGCAACATCATATATTCCTATTAAAAGATTAACATCAGAATTTAAAAAGGACTTAATAAGTGCAGATATTCCTATTGGTAGAATTTTAAGAAAATACAATATTGAATCTAGAAGAGAAATTCAAACAGTTCAAATTGAAAAAACCCCCAAAGAAGAATTGAAAAATATTTTTAAAACAAATGCTAATTTTTTAAGTAGGGATTATCATATTATACATAATGATGAAATATTGATTTGGATTGAAGAAAAATTCCCTATCGATTCATTTTTAAAGAATTATAAAAATTAA
- the fen gene encoding flap endonuclease-1 → MGVKFKDIIEPEIINFKDLNGRTIAIDAANSLYQFLSSIRQADGTPLMDKNGNITSHLSGILYRTSNIVEKGIKPIYVFDGEPSEYKENTINERREIRQDAEKKWKEALKKGDEQTAMKFAKRSSRMSPYILESAKELLEIMGIPYVQSFGEGEAQASYMVLNGDAWAVASQDYDCLLFGAKKIIRNLTISGNLSDLEYLELENVLNRLEITREQLVDIAIMVGTDFNPGIKGIGAKTGLKIVKNSSIEKYIKEKGIAFDLNLEELKNIFLNPNINKNYSIKWRSVDKTKIVDFLCKKHDFSEERVLSAVKKMEKLNTTQKSLEDWFGK, encoded by the coding sequence ATGGGAGTTAAATTCAAAGATATTATAGAACCAGAAATTATAAATTTCAAAGATTTAAATGGTAGAACAATAGCTATAGATGCAGCTAATTCTTTATATCAATTTTTATCAAGTATTCGTCAGGCTGATGGAACACCATTAATGGATAAAAATGGAAATATAACCTCTCACTTGAGTGGAATATTATATAGAACTTCAAATATAGTTGAAAAAGGTATCAAACCTATTTATGTCTTTGATGGAGAGCCCTCTGAGTATAAAGAAAACACCATAAATGAAAGGCGTGAAATAAGACAAGATGCAGAAAAAAAATGGAAAGAAGCTCTTAAAAAAGGAGATGAACAAACAGCAATGAAGTTTGCAAAAAGATCATCTCGAATGTCACCATATATCCTTGAATCTGCAAAAGAACTTTTAGAAATAATGGGAATCCCTTATGTTCAATCATTTGGAGAAGGAGAAGCTCAAGCTTCTTATATGGTTTTAAACGGAGATGCATGGGCAGTGGCTTCTCAAGACTATGATTGTTTACTTTTTGGTGCTAAAAAAATCATTAGAAATCTCACAATAAGTGGAAACTTATCTGATTTAGAATATCTAGAACTTGAGAATGTTTTAAACAGATTAGAAATTACAAGAGAACAGCTAGTTGATATTGCAATAATGGTTGGAACAGACTTTAATCCTGGAATAAAAGGTATTGGTGCAAAAACTGGCCTCAAAATAGTTAAAAATTCAAGCATAGAAAAATATATAAAAGAAAAAGGCATTGCATTTGATTTGAATCTTGAAGAACTCAAAAATATCTTTTTAAATCCAAACATTAATAAAAATTATAGTATCAAATGGAGAAGTGTTGATAAAACTAAAATAGTTGATTTTTTATGTAAAAAGCATGATTTTTCTGAGGAAAGAGTGCTTAGTGCTGTTAAAAAAATGGAAAAACTAAATACTACTCAAAAAAGCCTTGAAGATTGGTTTGGAAAGTAA
- the ehbF gene encoding energy conserving hydrogenase EhbF, with protein MMNELIPLMVIIPIICALLLNLFHKKDRTVKLLAIFVAIVIPAIPLLANYGVYFFGGHAPLISDPTLLSTLPANLQNSTIALFHPAVTYSYEAFQKIFIFILGIVAFFAIFTSLSQNKRVSGPLMFLMFMGTAAVTAIMLSDDIFHMYVFFEIAALAQTGIILTSKSDNNYETALKYMILGSIGGPLLLLGIGFVLGAVGSVNITDIVYAISHNLVDPLSPTLLFAFSLIFFGWLYVSGLPPFHTIKSGIYSKALPNSAALLQTFTVITFISIGIAIFRIFSYLPFFKTLIVIFSLLAMILGVTMAIMQTDFRKMIAFLAVGELGYIGLGFGLATQLSITAGLFQALNEIIVTALLFIGFGTILYLTKTSNTKKLGGMLEHNPIVAIMVLIGGFAMAGVPPLNGFQSKLMIVQASLDSGFPEISIIAVLVSIVTFMVFMKAYHSIYLKPKPNDLVVSDKPLPKSSIVAIGVLLLICIILGLFPQLATDSISQLAMGLI; from the coding sequence CTGATGAATGAATTAATTCCTCTAATGGTAATTATTCCTATAATATGTGCTTTACTATTGAATTTATTCCATAAAAAGGATAGAACTGTAAAATTATTAGCTATTTTTGTAGCTATAGTAATTCCTGCTATTCCTTTATTGGCAAATTATGGGGTGTATTTTTTCGGTGGACATGCTCCTTTAATCTCTGATCCAACGTTACTCTCTACTCTTCCAGCAAATTTACAGAATTCAACAATAGCACTATTTCATCCTGCTGTTACATATTCTTATGAGGCATTTCAGAAAATATTCATATTTATATTAGGAATTGTAGCATTTTTTGCAATATTCACATCATTAAGCCAAAATAAAAGAGTATCTGGTCCTTTAATGTTTTTAATGTTTATGGGAACAGCGGCAGTTACAGCAATCATGCTTTCAGATGATATTTTTCATATGTATGTGTTTTTTGAAATAGCTGCACTAGCTCAAACAGGAATTATATTAACTTCTAAATCTGATAATAATTATGAAACAGCTCTTAAATATATGATTTTAGGTTCTATTGGTGGTCCACTTTTACTTTTAGGTATAGGGTTTGTTTTAGGTGCTGTTGGTAGTGTAAATATCACTGATATTGTTTATGCAATTTCACATAATTTAGTAGATCCTCTTTCACCAACTCTTTTATTTGCATTTAGTTTAATATTCTTTGGTTGGTTATATGTTTCAGGATTGCCTCCATTCCATACTATAAAATCAGGAATTTATAGTAAAGCTCTTCCAAATTCTGCAGCTTTACTTCAAACATTTACTGTAATCACTTTTATTTCAATAGGAATTGCTATATTTAGAATATTCTCATATTTGCCTTTCTTTAAAACATTGATTGTAATATTTTCATTACTTGCAATGATTTTAGGTGTTACAATGGCTATTATGCAAACTGACTTTAGAAAAATGATTGCATTTCTAGCTGTAGGTGAGTTAGGTTATATTGGACTTGGATTTGGTCTTGCAACTCAATTATCTATTACTGCAGGCCTTTTTCAAGCACTTAATGAGATCATAGTAACTGCTTTACTTTTCATTGGATTTGGAACTATATTATATCTTACAAAAACTTCAAACACTAAAAAACTTGGTGGTATGTTAGAGCATAATCCTATAGTTGCGATTATGGTTCTGATTGGTGGGTTTGCGATGGCTGGTGTACCTCCATTAAATGGATTTCAGAGTAAGTTGATGATTGTTCAAGCATCTCTAGATTCTGGATTCCCTGAAATATCTATTATAGCAGTTTTAGTTAGTATTGTAACATTCATGGTTTTCATGAAAGCATACCATTCAATATATTTAAAACCAAAGCCGAATGATCTAGTGGTTTCTGATAAACCTTTACCAAAGTCATCTATAGTTGCTATTGGAGTATTATTGTTAATATGTATCATACTTGGACTTTTCCCTCAATTAGCTACAGATAGCATTTCACAACTTGCAATGGGGTTGATTTAG
- a CDS encoding metal-dependent hydrolase, producing MSSYKEHVLFAILTSLIFFQNPISIVLVIIGASLPDFDHNIKKLNVYKMIIIGLISFIILYIANLPYLVGIIFLIIPIIFYFSNHRGFTHSILGIFLLSLLLSIVIIMGIFLIYPSLEYLAIMNNIENYFLVSTVIIVLVLGILTINKNLIVPFIVLFLLGIIFLPIEYYSFFTTFDISYNFINWLIYSINTIIGINLITDFNLVFINQMMICFFLPLFLGFLTHLILDSLTPAGIELFRPFSSKKVHKKFAVACLILILLLAILKYFFTYNYYF from the coding sequence ATTTCTTCTTATAAAGAACATGTTCTATTTGCAATTTTAACTTCATTGATATTCTTTCAAAATCCTATATCTATTGTACTTGTTATTATTGGTGCTAGTTTACCAGATTTTGATCATAATATCAAAAAGTTGAATGTATATAAAATGATCATTATAGGACTTATTTCTTTTATAATTCTCTATATAGCTAATTTACCTTATCTTGTAGGAATAATTTTCCTTATAATTCCAATTATTTTTTATTTTTCGAATCATAGGGGATTTACTCATTCTATTTTAGGAATATTTTTATTATCTTTACTGTTATCAATAGTTATCATTATGGGAATTTTTTTGATTTATCCTTCTTTAGAATATTTAGCTATAATGAACAACATTGAGAATTATTTTCTGGTTTCTACTGTTATAATTGTATTAGTATTAGGGATACTAACTATAAATAAAAATTTGATTGTTCCTTTCATAGTATTATTCTTATTGGGAATTATATTCTTACCAATTGAGTATTATTCGTTTTTCACTACATTTGATATTTCATATAATTTTATTAATTGGTTAATTTATTCTATAAATACGATAATCGGTATAAATCTAATAACAGATTTTAATTTAGTTTTTATCAATCAAATGATGATATGTTTCTTTTTGCCATTATTTTTAGGGTTTTTAACTCACCTTATTTTGGATTCTTTAACTCCTGCAGGTATTGAGTTATTTAGACCATTTTCATCAAAAAAAGTACACAAAAAATTTGCAGTAGCTTGTTTAATTCTTATTTTATTATTAGCTATTTTAAAATATTTTTTTACCTATAATTATTATTTTTGA
- a CDS encoding homocitrate synthase family protein, producing the protein MQYYVSPFNKEAKLKFPKKITIYDTTLRDGEQTPDVCLNPEEKLEIAKKLDELKIHQIEAGFPIVSNQEREAVKAIANEGLNAQIISLARTKREDIDRALDCDVDGVITFMATSDLHLEHKLHLSREQALNVCMNSIEYAKDHGLFVAFSAEDATRTDLDYLKRIYKKAEDFGADRVHIADTVGSISPQGMDFLVKELKKNLNIDIAMHCHNDFGMALSNSISGLLAGGSAVSTTINGIGERAGNTSLEELIMALRIIYGIDLGFKIKHIQELSKTVEKYTKLPVHNNKPIVGRNIFRHESGIHVDAVIEEPLTYEPFLPEMVGQKRQLVLGKHSGCRAVKAKLDQCGVEVTKDELCKIVEEVKKNREEGTYIDDEVFNHIVKTVRGPFDI; encoded by the coding sequence TTGCAATATTATGTAAGTCCCTTTAATAAAGAAGCTAAATTAAAGTTTCCAAAAAAAATCACAATTTACGACACAACACTTCGTGATGGTGAGCAAACTCCTGATGTATGCCTAAATCCAGAAGAAAAATTAGAGATAGCTAAAAAACTTGATGAACTTAAAATTCATCAAATAGAAGCAGGTTTTCCTATTGTATCTAATCAAGAAAGAGAAGCAGTAAAAGCTATAGCTAATGAAGGATTGAATGCACAAATCATATCTTTAGCTAGAACAAAGAGAGAAGATATTGATAGAGCACTTGATTGTGATGTAGATGGCGTTATAACGTTTATGGCAACTTCAGACCTTCATCTTGAACATAAGCTACATTTAAGTAGAGAACAAGCATTAAACGTATGTATGAACTCTATTGAATATGCTAAAGATCATGGTTTATTTGTAGCTTTTTCTGCAGAGGATGCTACAAGAACTGATCTTGATTATTTAAAAAGAATTTATAAAAAGGCAGAAGATTTTGGAGCAGATCGAGTTCATATTGCAGATACAGTAGGTTCAATCAGTCCTCAAGGAATGGACTTTCTTGTAAAAGAGCTTAAGAAAAATTTAAATATTGATATAGCTATGCATTGTCATAATGATTTTGGCATGGCTCTTTCAAACTCTATATCAGGACTTCTTGCAGGAGGAAGTGCAGTTTCAACTACAATAAATGGAATTGGTGAAAGGGCAGGGAACACTTCTCTTGAAGAGTTAATAATGGCTTTAAGAATTATTTATGGTATAGATTTAGGATTTAAGATAAAACACATACAAGAGTTATCAAAAACCGTTGAAAAATATACAAAACTCCCAGTACATAATAATAAACCAATTGTAGGAAGAAACATATTCCGACATGAATCTGGAATACATGTAGATGCAGTTATTGAAGAGCCACTTACATATGAACCATTTTTACCAGAAATGGTTGGTCAAAAACGCCAATTAGTCCTTGGAAAACATTCTGGTTGTAGAGCTGTAAAGGCTAAACTTGATCAATGTGGTGTTGAAGTTACAAAAGACGAACTCTGTAAGATTGTAGAGGAAGTAAAAAAGAACAGAGAAGAAGGAACATACATTGATGATGAAGTCTTCAATCATATTGTTAAAACAGTTAGAGGGCCATTTGATATTTAA
- a CDS encoding cation:proton antiporter subunit C produces MTDILLILSDTQLMSLLTSAGFIIVGLFAAIFLDNIIKKIIGIAFIEEGANLFIIALGYKSGGVVPIIMPGMTQEWFAANSAYPLPQALVLTSIVIGASTLAVMLAISMVLYKKYGTLSASEILGDRKTKNVANEMGGTDE; encoded by the coding sequence ATGACTGACATTCTCTTGATTCTAAGTGACACTCAGCTGATGTCTTTGCTTACATCAGCAGGATTTATAATTGTAGGACTTTTTGCGGCGATATTCCTTGATAATATAATAAAAAAGATTATTGGAATAGCTTTTATTGAAGAAGGAGCTAATTTATTTATTATTGCTCTTGGTTATAAATCTGGTGGCGTAGTTCCAATTATTATGCCGGGAATGACCCAAGAATGGTTTGCTGCAAATTCTGCTTACCCATTGCCTCAAGCATTAGTTCTCACAAGTATTGTTATAGGTGCAAGTACTTTAGCTGTAATGTTGGCTATATCTATGGTTTTATACAAAAAGTATGGTACTTTAAGTGCTTCTGAAATATTAGGGGATAGAAAAACAAAAAATGTAGCTAATGAAATGGGTGGTACTGATGAATGA
- a CDS encoding DUF4040 domain-containing protein produces the protein MIEVVVMFIAVLGCILAIMQRDLLKAAILTGINGVCVAFLFQFLLAPDVALTQAIVGSAIVPVFLAMAIYKTQRMDDK, from the coding sequence ATGATTGAAGTTGTTGTGATGTTTATTGCAGTTTTAGGATGTATCCTTGCAATAATGCAAAGAGACTTGCTTAAAGCAGCTATTCTCACAGGAATTAATGGTGTATGTGTAGCTTTTCTTTTTCAATTCTTACTTGCTCCAGACGTAGCTTTAACTCAAGCCATTGTAGGATCTGCAATTGTTCCAGTATTTTTAGCAATGGCTATTTATAAAACTCAAAGGATGGATGATAAATGA
- a CDS encoding DUF2119 family protein — protein MSYYRFIDKGKGPTKLFVGGIHGHEGETTIDFLKSISYSDFSKGKTFIYNFDYTEYISTIKKEYYETKIGKTIINLIKKHNPDFYIELHCYNIKNYENLISPNRRESQGVPPLIDLENHVLISSVSPLIRKKYFKMETICKTLEIPCINKKLYWNDLSSITEGNINKNDIAKYNVNKDIAKNDISKYNVNEDDNVNNYNLNKSFNTYLKIIKILSKVKTRDEFQRIMIKKYPKQVELAVKYAKEIFGEKFPPF, from the coding sequence ATGTCATATTATAGATTTATCGATAAAGGAAAAGGGCCTACAAAACTATTTGTAGGTGGAATTCACGGTCATGAAGGTGAAACTACTATTGATTTTCTTAAATCAATCTCTTATTCTGATTTTTCTAAGGGTAAAACTTTTATTTATAATTTTGATTATACAGAATATATCTCTACTATAAAAAAAGAATATTATGAAACTAAGATTGGTAAAACTATTATAAACCTTATTAAAAAACATAATCCTGATTTTTATATAGAACTTCATTGCTATAATATTAAAAATTATGAAAATCTGATTTCCCCAAATAGGCGTGAATCTCAAGGTGTTCCACCTCTTATTGATCTTGAGAATCATGTTTTAATAAGTTCTGTTTCTCCACTTATCAGAAAAAAATATTTTAAAATGGAAACTATTTGCAAAACTTTAGAAATTCCTTGTATTAACAAAAAGCTATATTGGAATGATTTGAGTAGTATAACTGAAGGCAATATAAATAAGAATGACATAGCTAAATATAATGTAAATAAAGATATAGCTAAGAATGATATATCTAAATATAATGTAAATGAAGATGATAATGTAAATAACTATAATCTAAATAAATCATTTAATACTTATTTAAAAATTATTAAAATATTATCTAAAGTAAAAACTAGGGATGAATTTCAAAGAATAATGATAAAAAAATATCCAAAACAAGTTGAACTAGCTGTAAAATATGCAAAAGAAATTTTTGGTGAAAAATTTCCTCCTTTTTAG
- a CDS encoding argininosuccinate synthase — protein sequence MEKVVLAFSGGLDTTVCVKLLEEEYDLEVVTACVDVGQPKEEVEKAEEAAKNLGVKKHYTIDAKDEFANEYISKGIKSNAVYEGYPLSTALARPLIAMKIIEVALKENAKAIAHGCTGKGNDQFRFEAVIRSMSDFDIVAPIRDLNLTRTEEQEYAEKHGIHISSDKIYSIDENVWGRSIEGDILEDPANEPPEEIYAWTASSENAKDRPTKVAIEFEEGVPIAIDGRIMPLFELIEEANKIAGESGIGRIDTIENRMIGLKSREIYEVPGALLLIRAHQALEELVLTKDEILFSEYMSTKYADLVYNALWQEPLRDDMDQAIDNMQLRVTGKVVLKLFKGSILPLSRESDYSLHDIEHISFEDKENDQKEVEGMIKHHGLQAAIYQKLNK from the coding sequence ATGGAAAAAGTAGTGCTTGCATTTAGTGGTGGATTAGATACCACTGTATGTGTTAAATTGTTAGAAGAAGAATATGATTTAGAAGTGGTAACTGCATGTGTAGATGTTGGTCAGCCAAAAGAAGAAGTTGAAAAAGCAGAAGAAGCAGCTAAAAATCTTGGAGTAAAAAAACATTACACAATCGATGCTAAAGATGAGTTTGCAAATGAATATATATCTAAAGGAATAAAATCAAATGCAGTATATGAAGGATACCCATTAAGTACTGCTCTTGCAAGACCATTAATAGCTATGAAAATCATTGAAGTAGCTTTAAAAGAAAATGCAAAAGCTATAGCTCATGGATGTACTGGTAAAGGAAATGACCAATTCAGATTTGAAGCAGTAATTAGATCAATGTCTGATTTTGATATAGTTGCTCCAATTAGAGATTTAAACTTAACAAGAACAGAAGAGCAAGAGTACGCTGAAAAACATGGAATCCATATCTCTTCTGACAAAATATACAGTATAGATGAGAATGTTTGGGGAAGATCAATAGAAGGAGATATTCTTGAAGACCCTGCTAATGAACCTCCTGAAGAGATTTATGCATGGACTGCATCATCTGAAAATGCAAAAGACAGACCTACAAAAGTAGCTATTGAATTTGAAGAAGGAGTTCCAATAGCTATTGATGGAAGAATCATGCCACTCTTTGAGCTTATAGAAGAAGCTAACAAAATAGCTGGAGAAAGTGGGATTGGAAGGATAGATACAATAGAAAATCGTATGATTGGCCTTAAAAGCAGAGAAATCTATGAAGTTCCAGGTGCATTACTGCTAATTCGTGCTCATCAAGCTTTAGAAGAATTAGTTCTTACAAAAGATGAAATATTATTCTCAGAATACATGAGTACAAAATATGCAGACTTAGTTTATAATGCTCTTTGGCAAGAACCTCTTAGAGATGATATGGATCAAGCTATTGACAATATGCAATTAAGAGTAACTGGAAAAGTAGTTTTAAAACTCTTCAAAGGATCAATTCTTCCTTTATCACGAGAATCTGATTACAGCTTACATGATATTGAACATATAAGTTTTGAAGATAAAGAAAACGATCAAAAAGAAGTTGAAGGTATGATTAAACACCATGGACTTCAAGCAGCTATCTACCAAAAATTAAACAAATAA